The sequence TGCATACGGACACGTCGTTGCTACCCAAACGGAGACTCGCCTGGGCCGCATGGAATTACCATCTGCTTGGCGCACAGCCGGATCGAGCAGTTCTGACGTACCACATGAATAAGTTGCAGAACCTCTCCGCACCCTGCGAGTTCTGCGTCACGCTCAATCACACACAATCGATCAATCCTGCGGCGATCCTCCATCGCATCACCTATCATCATCCAGTGTATTCCCCGGAAGCCGTTGCCGCACAGAGGCGCCACGGCGAGATTAACGGTGTCAACCGGACGTCCTATTGCGGTGCCTACTGGGGTTTTGGGTTTCACGAGGATGGAGTGAACAGTGCTCTGACCGTCTGTAAACCATTCGGGAAGGGCCTCTCATCATGAAAAGCGCGATCTATACGGGACACGTTCGGCACCGGCGGTTCAGTCCGGTGTCGCACGCGTTCACCTACCGGTTATTCATGATGTATGTAGACCTGGACGAATTGCCGACCCTGTTTCAGAATCGGTGGTTCTGGTCTGTTAACCGAACCAATCTTGCATCGTTTAACCGCGCGGACCATGTTGGCGATCCAACCATTCCCTTGGGTGGATCGATCCGACAACTCGTGGAGGAGAGAACAGGCAGTCAGCCGGCTGGACCGATCCGTCTTCTGACCCATCTCCGCTACTTTGGGTACGTCTTCAATCCCGTCAGTTTCTATTTTTGCTATGACCGATCCGATCGTTGCGTTGAGACCATCGTCGCTGAAATCACGAATACACCTTGGGGCGAGCGACACTGTTACGTACTGAGTTCCGAACAGAATCGCGCCAGCGGGAGGAAGAAGCGCTATCAGTTCGACAAGATATTCCATATCTCGCCGTTTATCGACATGGATGTGGCGTACGACTGGCGATTCACCGAACCGACCTCGCAGCTGGCGATCCACATGGAAAATCTTCGCAAAGGTCAGCCGTTTTTCGATGCAACGATGAAACTGGAACGGCGGGAAATCTCTGGCACGGCCCTCGCTCGCGTGCTCGTCCAGTATCCTCTGATGACAGCCAAGGTCATCAGCGCCATCCGTTGGCAGGCCTTGAAACTGTGGATGAAGGGTGCCCCGTTTTATGCGCACCCCAAGAAGCGAACGGAGCCGTCGCCTGTGGCGACGAGTCAGACACCATCATGAGGAGCCAGACGATGACGTCCGGTCGTGCATTCAGCCATCGATCGAGTAACCGTCGAAGCTCTTCGACGCGAGCGCCTGGGCTCTACCGCCTCACGCGTCACCTCGTCTTGGCTCGACTGTCGAAGCTCCGGTCCGGGACAGTGACCATTCAAGAAGATCAGGAACGCTTCCAGTTTGGCCGCATCACCTCAGACTGCCAGCTGGAGGCCACCGTGACGATTCACGATCCTCGCGTCTATACGGATATTGCGCTAGAGGGCACCGTGGGAGTGGGTGATGCTTACGGCCGGGGCTGGTGGAATTGTGATGATCTCACGGCGCTGGTCAGGATCTTCGTCAAGAATCGTGCGCTCTTGGACAGCATGGAAGAAGGCATTGCGCGGATGTCCTATCCTTTGCTCAAAGCAGTTCATTGGCGGAAGCGTAATACAAAAGCCGGCAGCAGGAAGAACATTGCCGCCCATTACGATCTGGGAAACGAGTTCTTCCGGCTCATGCTTGACGAGACGATGATGT is a genomic window of Nitrospira sp. SG-bin1 containing:
- a CDS encoding chromosome partitioning protein ParA, which gives rise to MKSAIYTGHVRHRRFSPVSHAFTYRLFMMYVDLDELPTLFQNRWFWSVNRTNLASFNRADHVGDPTIPLGGSIRQLVEERTGSQPAGPIRLLTHLRYFGYVFNPVSFYFCYDRSDRCVETIVAEITNTPWGERHCYVLSSEQNRASGRKKRYQFDKIFHISPFIDMDVAYDWRFTEPTSQLAIHMENLRKGQPFFDATMKLERREISGTALARVLVQYPLMTAKVISAIRWQALKLWMKGAPFYAHPKKRTEPSPVATSQTPS